The genomic DNA TCTAGTAATCCAGCTTGGTGAGCCAAAATTGACTTGATAGTTATATTTTTTTTATTGGTGGCAGACAGTTCTGGTAAATAGGTAGAAACTTTTTGTGTTATATCTAACTTATTCTGACTTACTAAATACATGATTGCCTGCAAAGGCCCTACTACCTTGGTTATGGAAGCAATATCATAAAGTGTTGTATTAGTAACGGGATTCTTTTTTGCGTACGTATGATAACCATAAGCTTTCTCAAAAACTATTTTCCCATTTCTAGCTATCAACACTTGGCAGCCTGGCATCACCTCTTCTAAAATTGCATCCTCTACAATTTTATCAATACCTTGTAATATGCGACTATCCATTTGCACAGCTTCTGGCAAAGCATAACCAAGCCTTTTTATACTTTTTGTTCTAATACCCCATTCCGACTTCCAAGCATTAGGTATACTAACAGGCAAATTACCCACAGCTGGCAAGGCTCCAAAAATAATCTGAGGCACCACTTGTTCTGCTATAGGATCATCTTGGTAAGCTGCTATAAGATGTTGCATGTTTTGGAATAATTCTAAACTATAAACACTTCCAAAAACCACTATTAAAACTTTTGTATTGGCGTGCTGTAGTTTAGTTAAAAAGCTTAATAATTCTGGCTGTAAACCAAATTTATTAGCTCTGTTACCAGCTAAGTCGTGTAAGCCTACGATAACCAACGAATAATTCTCTAGCTCATCTGCCAGTTGCTGTAGCATATTAACGTCTAGTGATGTCCTATTGAGTGTATAGTGAGCAACAGGAGCATATTGCGATAAAAACTGACCAAAAATAGTAGATGGCTTATTAGTAGCAACTGTATTCTGTTGGTTGATTGATTTCTGTGCTTCTGCAGTAATAGGCTGCTTAATAATAGAAAGTGAAGCAATCTTATGTTTATTTAATTTGGTAATGGGAATCAAATCGTCTTGGTTGGCTACTAATGTAATGGCTTGTTCAAATAGTTTCTGCTTTAGCACTTGAGCCTGAGGTGTATTGAGTTGCTCGTACAACCCATCTATTTCTATAGACTTCCACTGATGTAAGTCCATCTGGTATTTGACTGCTAGAATTTTCTTAACCTTTTCTTCTACTACTTCCTTAGCTAATTTACCTTGCTCAATAGCAGATTTAATGAGTGCAATAGCTTTAGGCACATCTTCCGGGAAAAGTAAAATATCATTCCCTGCTTGCAAAGCTAGTAAGTCTACTTCACCAGGCTGATAGTACTTACTAACAGCCTTCATATTAAGCGCATCTGTAAAAATAAGTCCTTTAAAACCCAATTTGTTTTTTAAGAGCTGGGTCACAATATGAGATGAGAGAGATGCAGCTCGGTTAGGTGTTTTTTCATAAGCTGGTAAATAGATATGAGAAACCATAATACCTCCTACATTAGCACGTATTGCTTTTCTAAATGGATAAAGCTCTATAGATTCTAACCGAGTAATATCATATGGAATAGTAGGCAGTTCATGATGCGGATCTTTACTAGCATCTCCTATACCAGGAAAATGTTTAGCTACTGCTAATATACCGTTATCTTGTAATCCTTGAATATAGGCTAGTCCTTTACTAATTACACTCCCCTTACCATCTCCAAAAGCTCTATTACCTATACCTGGGTTGTCTGGATTGTTATTGATATCAATTACAGGAGCAAAGTTAACATGTATACCTAGTAGTTTAAGCTGGCGTGCAATTTCAGCACCCATATCATAAATAAGCTGATGATCTTGTATAGCACCTAAGGTCATCTGCCTAGGGTAGCTTATTGTGTTAGTAAGACGCATACCAAGCCCCCATTCTGCATCTATAGCTAAAAGTAAAGGTGTTTTTGCTTTTAGTTGGTATTGATTGGTAAGTTTTGCTTGGCTGATAGGATCACCTTGAAAAAAAATAAGTCCTCCAATATTATATCGTTGTATTAAGTTTTCTATAAATTCATGATGCTTTTCGCCTTGGTTAGAATAAGCAGCTACCATAAAAAGCTGTCCAATACGTTCTTCCAAAGTGAGCCGTTGAAACTGATATTCTATCCAACCTGCTTTATCTGATGGAATTGATTGGGTAGGAATAAAGGTAAG from Candidatus Amoebophilus asiaticus 5a2 includes the following:
- a CDS encoding glycoside hydrolase family 3 N-terminal domain-containing protein; this encodes MKRFAIPFITAILFFSLTFIPTQSIPSDKAGWIEYQFQRLTLEERIGQLFMVAAYSNQGEKHHEFIENLIQRYNIGGLIFFQGDPISQAKLTNQYQLKAKTPLLLAIDAEWGLGMRLTNTISYPRQMTLGAIQDHQLIYDMGAEIARQLKLLGIHVNFAPVIDINNNPDNPGIGNRAFGDGKGSVISKGLAYIQGLQDNGILAVAKHFPGIGDASKDPHHELPTIPYDITRLESIELYPFRKAIRANVGGIMVSHIYLPAYEKTPNRAASLSSHIVTQLLKNKLGFKGLIFTDALNMKAVSKYYQPGEVDLLALQAGNDILLFPEDVPKAIALIKSAIEQGKLAKEVVEEKVKKILAVKYQMDLHQWKSIEIDGLYEQLNTPQAQVLKQKLFEQAITLVANQDDLIPITKLNKHKIASLSIIKQPITAEAQKSINQQNTVATNKPSTIFGQFLSQYAPVAHYTLNRTSLDVNMLQQLADELENYSLVIVGLHDLAGNRANKFGLQPELLSFLTKLQHANTKVLIVVFGSVYSLELFQNMQHLIAAYQDDPIAEQVVPQIIFGALPAVGNLPVSIPNAWKSEWGIRTKSIKRLGYALPEAVQMDSRILQGIDKIVEDAILEEVMPGCQVLIARNGKIVFEKAYGYHTYAKKNPVTNTTLYDIASITKVVGPLQAIMYLVSQNKLDITQKVSTYLPELSATNKKNITIKSILAHQAGLLDYGITRSILFQKDSKLSKKLFSNYPSASYPNRIGTELYAPHLLKELMWDLYINSPIKEKDKTKKPSKTHGYHYNDLSFHIMHRLIEKLLQQPMEIFLANKFYQSLGAALVGYNPLERISLQQIAPTAECDFFRTTPIHGIVHDPQAAICGGVAGNAGLFSNAHDLAVILQMNLQGGYYGGKRYLKKKVIKQFTSHAFKNNRRGLGWDKPELPTKLDSKHKSNTSLYASADTYGHLGFTGTAAWVDPKYNLVYIILSNRTYPTQENNKLAEQNIRIKLQDIVYQALQNMEQ